The following are encoded together in the Triticum dicoccoides isolate Atlit2015 ecotype Zavitan chromosome 6B, WEW_v2.0, whole genome shotgun sequence genome:
- the LOC119325607 gene encoding uncharacterized protein LOC119325607, producing MTTTSFLPRSAAAPPLDDDDLLSEILLRLPPQPSSLPRASLVCRRWRSLLSDPAFRRRFRIHHRRSPPLLGFIDANQGITFQPALDAPDRLPRGHFSLNLDDRYMTLGWRHGLALFFLPISLQVVVWDAVAGVQHRLAVPPGFGFHPLENPINGTVLRAAGEIDHFQVVLVSSDGKQPRRALARVYSSETGVWGDSISCPVPLVSMVHIGEPAVLAGDCIYWLVSASNILEFDLDRQTLAVTLLPAQLLTSSNRHVGVMRAEGGGMGLVVVSGFIAQLWKRETDWHGVVSWIPGRTIELDKLLPPNSEKEPPNMIGYAEENNVAFFWTVVGVFMVHLESWQLKKLSATGIAYRYYPFEIVYTPGIGGGHEGAKVGRHLWWTRWRQYIRQLFS from the exons ATGACGACGACCAGCTTCCTCCCCCGCTCCGCGGCGGCGCCGCCGCTGGACGACGACGACCTgctctccgagatcctcctccgcctccccccgCAGCCGTCCTCCCTCCCGCGCGCCTCCCTCGTCTGCAGGCGCTGGCGCAGCCTCCTCTCCGACCCCGCcttccgccgccgcttccgcatccaccaccgccgcagccctccgctcctgggcttcatcgacgCGAACCAGGGCATCACCTTCCAGCCAGCCCTGGACGCCCCCGACCGCCTCCCCCGCGGCCACTTCTCCCTCAACCTCGACGACCGCTACATGACCCTCGGATGGCGCCATGGCCTCGCGCTCTTCTTCCTCCCGATCTCGCTCCAGGTCGTCGTGTGGGACGCCGTCGCCGGCGTCCAGCACCGCCTGGCCGTGCCCCCGGGGTTCGGGTTCCACCCGTTGGAGAACCCCATCAACGGGACGGTGCTCCGCGCCGCCGGAGAAATcgaccacttccaggtggtctTGGTAAGCAGCGACGGGAAGCAACCTAGAAGAGCGCTCGCCCGTGTTTACTCGTCGGAGACCGGCGTATGGGGTGATTCCATCTCGTGCCCGGTTCCATTGGTGTCTATGGTTCATATAGGCGAGCCCGCTGTACTGGCGGGGGATTGCATTTATTGGTTGGTTTCAGCATCGAATATCCTCGAGTTTGATTTGGATAGGCAGACCCTAGCTGTGACATTGTTGCCAGCGCAGCTGCTTACCAGCAGCAATCGCCATGTCGGGGTTATGCGGGCAGAGGGTGGTGGGATGGGTCTCGTCGTCGTGTCAGGCTTCATCGCCCAGTTATGGAAGAGGGAGACAGACTGGCATGGCGTTGTTTCATGGATCCCTGGAAGAACTATTGAACTGGACAAGTTACTTCCCCCAAATTCAGAGAAAGAGCCACCGAATATGATAGGTTATGCGGAGGAAAATAATGTGGCCTTCTTCTGGACAGTTGTTGGTGTCTTCATGGTCCACCTCGAGTCATGGCAGCTCAAGAAACTTTCTGCGACCGGCATCGCTTATCGTTACTATCCATTCGAAATTGTCTATACTCCAG GCATTGGTGGTGGACATGAGGGAGCGAAAGTTGGTAGGCATTTGTGGTGGACACGGTGGAGACAATACATAAGACAATTATTCAGTTAG